A region of Lycium barbarum isolate Lr01 chromosome 1, ASM1917538v2, whole genome shotgun sequence DNA encodes the following proteins:
- the LOC132607959 gene encoding uncharacterized protein LOC132607959 isoform X1 → MRLLSSPPPFNGLEASSSSLARLIYSSRSPAPSPSPSPSPSPFELLLTDPTSKPSVLLPSIPIADGASDFATFSFVFGILLLSLFSFAFIFHLRIRSRQLPHLQNFNSLWAVRLLLVLFASLWAVNEVIRLPFIRRRYLYPFLPSLSLHQQADLCKVHVVLSLGFFEPGFLITLLFLVNESIKTQNPFRTWGVALVCLACSPILLLQSFFVFFSPLEAKLPIYMHTSSYVSTDLLGNKSVLCTYPLFSCIVFGVFSIAYSLAFLLACWRVVAFVINKKIRVRLNMLATSFLILLPLQILCLGLSPLWQPAEPTHGYAILAMDLAVAWCVVIGEVILVIRPIADALAAGGACCPWSPGSRSGRPNGDGKRVDNGNR, encoded by the coding sequence ATGAGACTCCTCTCTTCCCCTCCTCCCTTTAATGGCTTGGAGGCTTCGTCCTCGTCTTTGGCACGTTTGATTTATTCATCACGTTCTCctgctccttctccttctccttctccttctccttctcctttcgAGTTATTATTAACAGATCCTACTTCTAAACCTTCTGTCCTTCTCCCTTCTATTCCTATTGCTGACGGCGCTTCTGATTTTGCCACCTTCTCTTTCGTTTTCGGTATTCTTCTCCTCTCTCTATTTTCTTTCGCTTTTATCTTCCATCTCAGGATTAGATCACGTCAATTGCCTCATTTACAGAATTTCAATTCTCTTTGGGCTGTCAGATTGCTTCTCGTTCTCTTCGCTTCGCTTTGGGCTGTTAACGAAGTTATTCGCTTACCCTTTATTCGTCGAAGATATCTTTACCCTTTTTTGCCATCTCTTTCCCTGCATCAACAAGCCGATCTTTGTAAGGTTCACGTGGTTCTTTCATTGGGTTTCTTCGAGCCAGGTTTCCTAATTACTCTTCTTTTCTTGGTGAACGAGTCGATTAAAACGCAAAATCCTTTTCGGACGTGGGGTGTTGCACTCGTCTGTTTAGCTTGTTCTCCAATTCTCCTTCTACAATCGTTCTTCGTGTTTTTCTCGCCATTGGAAGCGAAATTACCCATATATATGCATACGAGTTCTTACGTTTCGACTGACCTTTTAGGAAACAAATCCGTGCTCTGCACCTACCCGTTGTTCAGTTGCATTGTGTTTGGGGTATTCAGCATTGCTTATTCGTTAGCATTTTTGTTGGCATGTTGGAGGGTCGTGGCCTTTGtgatcaacaagaaaattcgggTCCGGTTGAATATGCTTGCTACATCGTTCTTGATATTATTGCCATTACAGATTCTTTGCTTAGGGTTGTCGCCGTTGTGGCAGCCGGCAGAACCTACACATGGATATGCTATCCTGGCGATGGACCTTGCCGTTGCATGGTGCGTGGTGATTGGGGAGGTTATTTTGGTAATAAGGCCAATTGCAGATGC
- the LOC132607959 gene encoding uncharacterized protein LOC132607959 isoform X2: MRLLSSPPPFNGLEASSSSLARLIYSSRSPAPSPSPSPSPSPFELLLTDPTSKPSVLLPSIPIADGASDFATFSFVFGILLLSLFSFAFIFHLRIRSRQLPHLQNFNSLWAVRLLLVLFASLWAVNEVIRLPFIRRRYLYPFLPSLSLHQQADLCKVHVVLSLGFFEPGFLITLLFLVNESIKTQNPFRTWGVALVCLACSPILLLQSFFVFFSPLEAKLPIYMHTSSYVSTDLLGNKSVLCTYPLFSCIVFGVFSIAYSLAFLLACWRVVAFVINKKIRVRLNMLATSFLILLPLQILCLGLSPLWQPAEPTHGYAILAMDLAVAWCVVIGEVILVIRPIADALAAGGACCPWSPGSRSV, translated from the coding sequence ATGAGACTCCTCTCTTCCCCTCCTCCCTTTAATGGCTTGGAGGCTTCGTCCTCGTCTTTGGCACGTTTGATTTATTCATCACGTTCTCctgctccttctccttctccttctccttctccttctcctttcgAGTTATTATTAACAGATCCTACTTCTAAACCTTCTGTCCTTCTCCCTTCTATTCCTATTGCTGACGGCGCTTCTGATTTTGCCACCTTCTCTTTCGTTTTCGGTATTCTTCTCCTCTCTCTATTTTCTTTCGCTTTTATCTTCCATCTCAGGATTAGATCACGTCAATTGCCTCATTTACAGAATTTCAATTCTCTTTGGGCTGTCAGATTGCTTCTCGTTCTCTTCGCTTCGCTTTGGGCTGTTAACGAAGTTATTCGCTTACCCTTTATTCGTCGAAGATATCTTTACCCTTTTTTGCCATCTCTTTCCCTGCATCAACAAGCCGATCTTTGTAAGGTTCACGTGGTTCTTTCATTGGGTTTCTTCGAGCCAGGTTTCCTAATTACTCTTCTTTTCTTGGTGAACGAGTCGATTAAAACGCAAAATCCTTTTCGGACGTGGGGTGTTGCACTCGTCTGTTTAGCTTGTTCTCCAATTCTCCTTCTACAATCGTTCTTCGTGTTTTTCTCGCCATTGGAAGCGAAATTACCCATATATATGCATACGAGTTCTTACGTTTCGACTGACCTTTTAGGAAACAAATCCGTGCTCTGCACCTACCCGTTGTTCAGTTGCATTGTGTTTGGGGTATTCAGCATTGCTTATTCGTTAGCATTTTTGTTGGCATGTTGGAGGGTCGTGGCCTTTGtgatcaacaagaaaattcgggTCCGGTTGAATATGCTTGCTACATCGTTCTTGATATTATTGCCATTACAGATTCTTTGCTTAGGGTTGTCGCCGTTGTGGCAGCCGGCAGAACCTACACATGGATATGCTATCCTGGCGATGGACCTTGCCGTTGCATGGTGCGTGGTGATTGGGGAGGTTATTTTGGTAATAAGGCCAATTGCAGATGC